One Nonomuraea angiospora DNA segment encodes these proteins:
- the mctP gene encoding monocarboxylate uptake permease MctP: MSGHTTELVVFVLLFLLVTVMGFVAARWRRPTDLASLNEWGLGGRSFGSWITWFLVGGDLYTAYTFVAVPALVFSSGALGFYALPYTVVVYPLVFLVLARMWSVSHVHGFVTPADFVRARFGSPTLALVIAITGLVATMPYIALQLIGIESVLKAMGITGHLPIVIAFAILAAYTYQSGLRAPALIAFVKDALIYIVILAAVIYIPAKLGGWDSIFDAAKAKFDATPAPGDGIILNANNQLQYVTLAFGSALALFLYPHSLTGVLASKNRNVIKRNMSALPAYSFVLGLIALLGFMAIAAGVKPVMSNGKADNNTIVPLLFDKVFPDWFTGVAYAAIGIGALVPAAIMSIAAANLFTRNIYREYFNKNASDREEANVSKIVSLVVKVGAVLCILLLDPQFSIDLQLIGGVIILQTLPAVALGLYTRWFHKGGLIAGWAAGLVAGMWMLYLIPNPASGKLHFGGSAFALSNLGFDTKMTIYPGFVAVAVNLAVAALLTLLFRATKVADGEDATARGEYFADEGDPKVKDLDLTGSH, encoded by the coding sequence GTGAGCGGGCACACGACCGAGCTGGTCGTCTTCGTGCTGCTGTTCCTGCTGGTCACCGTCATGGGGTTCGTGGCCGCACGGTGGCGGCGGCCGACCGACCTGGCCAGCCTCAACGAGTGGGGGCTCGGCGGGCGCAGCTTCGGGTCCTGGATCACATGGTTCCTGGTGGGCGGCGACCTCTACACCGCCTACACGTTCGTCGCGGTGCCGGCGCTGGTGTTCAGCTCCGGCGCGCTCGGGTTCTACGCGCTGCCGTACACGGTCGTGGTGTACCCGCTGGTGTTCCTGGTGCTGGCGCGGATGTGGTCGGTGTCGCACGTGCACGGTTTCGTCACCCCTGCCGACTTCGTCCGGGCCCGGTTCGGGTCGCCGACGCTGGCGCTGGTGATCGCGATCACCGGGCTGGTGGCGACGATGCCGTACATCGCGCTCCAGCTCATCGGCATCGAGTCGGTGCTGAAGGCGATGGGGATCACCGGGCACCTGCCGATCGTGATCGCGTTCGCGATCCTGGCCGCGTACACCTACCAGTCGGGCCTGCGGGCGCCCGCGCTCATCGCGTTCGTGAAGGACGCGCTGATCTACATCGTGATCCTGGCGGCCGTCATCTACATCCCGGCCAAGCTGGGCGGATGGGACTCGATCTTCGACGCGGCCAAGGCCAAGTTCGACGCCACCCCGGCACCGGGCGACGGCATCATCCTGAACGCCAACAACCAGCTCCAGTACGTGACGCTGGCCTTCGGCTCGGCGCTGGCGCTGTTCCTCTACCCGCACAGCCTCACCGGCGTGCTGGCCTCGAAGAACCGCAACGTCATCAAGCGGAACATGTCCGCGCTGCCCGCCTACAGCTTCGTGCTCGGCCTGATCGCGCTGCTCGGCTTCATGGCCATCGCGGCCGGCGTCAAGCCGGTGATGAGCAACGGCAAGGCCGACAACAACACGATCGTGCCCCTGCTGTTCGACAAGGTCTTCCCCGACTGGTTCACGGGCGTCGCGTACGCGGCCATCGGCATCGGCGCGCTCGTCCCCGCGGCGATCATGTCGATCGCGGCGGCGAACCTGTTCACCCGCAACATCTACCGCGAGTACTTCAACAAGAACGCCAGCGACCGCGAGGAGGCCAACGTCTCCAAGATCGTGTCGCTGGTGGTCAAGGTGGGCGCGGTGCTGTGCATCCTGCTGCTCGACCCGCAGTTCTCGATCGACCTGCAGCTCATCGGCGGCGTGATCATCCTGCAGACGCTGCCGGCGGTGGCGCTGGGCCTGTACACGCGCTGGTTCCACAAGGGCGGCCTGATCGCGGGCTGGGCGGCCGGCCTGGTGGCGGGCATGTGGATGCTGTACCTCATCCCGAACCCCGCCAGCGGCAAGCTGCACTTCGGCGGCTCGGCGTTCGCGCTGTCGAACCTGGGCTTCGACACCAAGATGACGATCTACCCCGGGTTCGTGGCGGTGGCCGTGAACCTGGCGGTGGCGGCGCTGCTCACGCTGCTGTTCCGGGCGACCAAGGTGGCCGACGGCGAGGACGCGACGGCCCGCGGCGAGTACTTCGCCGACGAGGGCGACCCGAAGGTCAAGGACCTGGATCTGACCGGTTCGCACTGA
- a CDS encoding DUF3311 domain-containing protein — protein MTTGEPGQPRTDRSPWNWLLILPIVLPLLTFLFNADEPRLLGFPLFYWLQLAFIVVGVGSTTIVYRMTK, from the coding sequence ATGACTACCGGGGAACCCGGGCAGCCACGCACCGACCGCAGCCCCTGGAACTGGCTGCTGATCCTGCCCATCGTGCTGCCGCTGCTGACGTTCCTGTTCAACGCCGACGAGCCCCGCCTGCTGGGCTTCCCGCTCTTCTACTGGCTCCAGCTGGCCTTCATCGTGGTCGGCGTCGGGTCCACGACCATCGTCTACAGGATGACCAAGTGA
- a CDS encoding SDR family oxidoreductase encodes MIALVAGATRGTGRGIALALGAAGATVYCTGRSTRERRSEMNRPETIEETAELVTAAGGTGIAVQVDHLDPAQVEALAGRVEREQGRLDVLVNDVWGSDHLWEWDTPVWKHDMDKGFRLLRLAVDTHIISSRHLLPLLIRNEGGLVVEVTDGTWAFNETRYRENVYYDLAKVSVNRLAFAWSRELRPYGGTAVAVTPGFLRSEAMLDGFGVTEDNWREAKVDVTWMVSETPAYVGRGVAALAADPDRQRWSGRSVSSEDLAGAYGFTDVDGSRPRVWSYITEVREPGKDTDPAEYR; translated from the coding sequence ATGATTGCTTTGGTGGCGGGCGCGACCCGCGGAACGGGACGGGGCATCGCGCTGGCGCTGGGCGCGGCGGGCGCGACGGTCTACTGCACGGGCAGGAGCACGCGGGAGCGGCGCTCGGAGATGAACCGGCCGGAGACCATCGAGGAGACGGCGGAGCTGGTGACCGCGGCCGGCGGGACGGGCATCGCGGTCCAGGTCGACCACCTGGACCCCGCCCAGGTGGAGGCGCTGGCCGGGCGGGTGGAGCGCGAGCAGGGCAGGCTCGACGTGCTGGTCAACGACGTGTGGGGCAGCGACCACCTCTGGGAGTGGGACACCCCGGTCTGGAAACACGACATGGACAAGGGTTTCCGGCTGCTCAGGCTGGCGGTGGACACGCACATCATCAGCAGCCGCCACCTGCTCCCGCTGCTGATCAGGAACGAGGGCGGCCTGGTCGTCGAGGTCACCGACGGCACCTGGGCCTTCAACGAGACCCGCTACCGCGAGAACGTCTACTACGACCTGGCCAAGGTCTCGGTGAACCGGCTGGCCTTCGCCTGGTCGCGCGAGCTGCGCCCGTACGGGGGGACCGCGGTGGCGGTGACTCCGGGGTTCCTGCGCTCGGAGGCCATGCTCGACGGCTTCGGCGTCACGGAGGACAACTGGCGCGAGGCGAAGGTGGACGTCACCTGGATGGTCTCCGAGACCCCCGCGTACGTCGGCAGGGGCGTCGCCGCCCTCGCCGCCGACCCCGACCGGCAGCGCTGGTCGGGGAGGTCGGTCTCCAGCGAGGACCTGGCCGGCGCGTACGGCTTCACGGACGTGGACGGCAGCCGCCCGCGGGTGTGGAGCTACATCACGGAGGTACGGGAGCCGGGCAAGGACACCGACCCGGCCGAATACCGCTGA
- a CDS encoding helix-turn-helix transcriptional regulator, which produces MRASRLMSLVLLLQGRGGMTAAELAKELEVSERTVHRDVLALSEAGVPVYADRGRGGGYRLLDGYRTRLTGLDRAEAEALFLSGVPAALREMGLEEVAATARLKAAAALSPALRDAPAVAAQRFHLDAPGWFSGGDPPPEALAPLARAVWNDRRVSAVYKGNVRTLEPYGLVLKAGAWYLAARLGTRFLIFRVHRFGAVSVLAEPFDREPSFDLAAFWAERSAEFSRSLLRDVVTLRLSERGVRMLRHIADPAALDDALASLRPDGTVRLAVESVPVAFSQVLRFGPEAEVLDPPELRELIADAAARMSALYRPPTGA; this is translated from the coding sequence GTGCGCGCCTCGCGGCTGATGTCGCTGGTCCTGCTGCTGCAGGGCCGGGGCGGGATGACGGCGGCGGAGCTGGCCAAGGAGCTGGAGGTCTCCGAGCGGACCGTACACCGCGACGTGCTCGCGCTGTCGGAGGCGGGCGTGCCCGTCTACGCCGACCGGGGACGCGGCGGCGGCTACCGGCTGCTCGACGGGTACCGGACGCGGCTGACCGGGCTGGACCGGGCCGAGGCGGAGGCCCTGTTCCTGTCGGGGGTGCCGGCGGCGCTGCGGGAGATGGGGCTGGAGGAGGTGGCGGCCACGGCCCGGCTGAAGGCCGCCGCCGCGCTCTCCCCCGCGCTGCGGGACGCGCCGGCCGTCGCGGCGCAGCGCTTCCACCTGGACGCGCCCGGCTGGTTCTCCGGCGGCGACCCGCCGCCGGAGGCGCTCGCGCCGCTGGCCAGGGCCGTGTGGAACGACCGCCGCGTCTCGGCCGTCTACAAGGGGAACGTGCGCACGCTGGAGCCATACGGGCTGGTGCTCAAGGCGGGCGCCTGGTACCTGGCCGCGCGGCTCGGGACCCGGTTCCTGATCTTCCGCGTGCACCGGTTCGGCGCGGTGTCCGTGCTGGCCGAGCCGTTCGACCGGGAGCCCTCCTTCGACCTGGCCGCCTTCTGGGCGGAGCGGTCGGCGGAGTTCTCCCGGTCGCTGCTGCGGGACGTGGTCACGCTGCGGCTCAGCGAGCGGGGGGTGCGGATGCTGCGGCACATCGCCGACCCGGCCGCGCTCGACGACGCGCTCGCCTCGCTCCGGCCGGACGGGACGGTGCGGCTGGCGGTGGAGTCGGTGCCGGTGGCGTTCTCGCAGGTGCTGCGGTTCGGGCCGGAGGCCGAGGTGCTGGACCCGCCCGAGCTGCGGGAGCTGATCGCCGACGCCGCCGCCCGCATGTCCGCCCTCTACCGGCCTCCTACCGGCGCTTGA
- a CDS encoding CocE/NonD family hydrolase: MRRVRLQRDLPVPMPDGVTLLADHYAPAGDERAPVILMRSPYGRRGLFGWYYGRGFARQGFHVVIQSCRGGFGSGGLLDPLGDEHDDGLATIAWLRKQPWYGGSFAMFGPSYLGYTQWAVAPYAGPELRAMATQITASQFRDAAYVGGAFALESTLSWTTLTDGMSRRFGGAALLTAPRLTRRAVLSGRPVAELDLASAGRPLRFYQDLLMHHAHPDVPYWDKRDFSPKVGEVDAAVTMLGGWYDVFLPWQLKDYTAMRAAGRRPYLTIGPWYHIDTRHGRPAMAESLAWFRAHLLGDFSGLRPDPVRLYVTGAEEWRDFPDWPAPGTREQRWHLQHGFGLGTDGPLDAPPDRFRYHPSHPTPVIGGPVLLGDSRPRDQRRLEQRRDVLVYSSAALESDVEMIGPVRGELFVRSSTPYVDVVVRVCDVYPDGRSYNVCEGVRRLSASDSLDGVRRVSVDLWPIAHRFGRDHRIRVHVAAGAYPTIARNPGNGDPLGGGDGAMVPADVEVFHSPDRPSAVVLPLCAPRG; this comes from the coding sequence ATGAGACGCGTGCGGCTCCAGCGGGATCTTCCCGTTCCGATGCCCGACGGCGTGACACTCCTGGCCGACCACTACGCCCCGGCCGGAGACGAGCGGGCTCCCGTCATCCTGATGCGCTCGCCGTACGGCCGGCGCGGCCTGTTCGGCTGGTACTACGGCCGCGGCTTCGCCCGGCAGGGCTTCCACGTCGTCATCCAGAGCTGCCGCGGCGGCTTCGGCTCCGGCGGGCTGCTCGACCCGCTCGGGGACGAGCACGACGACGGCCTGGCCACCATCGCCTGGCTGCGCAAGCAGCCCTGGTACGGCGGCTCGTTCGCGATGTTCGGCCCCTCCTACCTCGGTTACACGCAGTGGGCCGTCGCGCCCTACGCCGGGCCCGAGCTGAGGGCCATGGCCACGCAGATCACCGCCTCCCAGTTCAGGGACGCGGCGTACGTGGGCGGCGCGTTCGCGCTGGAGTCGACGCTGAGCTGGACCACGCTCACCGACGGCATGTCGCGCCGGTTCGGCGGCGCCGCCCTGCTGACCGCGCCCCGGCTGACCCGCAGGGCGGTCCTGTCGGGCCGCCCCGTGGCCGAGCTGGACTTGGCCTCGGCCGGGCGGCCGCTCCGGTTCTACCAGGACCTGCTCATGCATCACGCCCACCCGGACGTCCCCTACTGGGACAAACGTGACTTCTCACCGAAGGTGGGCGAGGTGGACGCGGCCGTCACCATGCTGGGCGGCTGGTACGACGTCTTCCTGCCGTGGCAGCTCAAGGACTACACGGCGATGCGGGCCGCGGGGCGGCGGCCGTACCTGACGATCGGCCCCTGGTACCACATCGACACCCGGCACGGGCGGCCCGCCATGGCCGAGTCGCTGGCCTGGTTCCGCGCGCACCTGCTGGGCGACTTCTCCGGGCTGCGGCCCGACCCCGTGCGCCTGTACGTGACGGGGGCCGAGGAGTGGCGCGACTTCCCCGACTGGCCGGCGCCGGGGACGCGGGAGCAGCGCTGGCACCTGCAGCACGGGTTCGGGCTGGGGACCGACGGGCCCCTCGACGCCCCGCCCGACCGGTTCCGGTACCACCCCTCCCACCCGACGCCGGTGATCGGCGGGCCGGTCCTGCTGGGCGACTCCCGGCCGCGTGATCAGCGGCGGCTGGAACAGCGACGCGACGTGCTGGTGTACAGTTCGGCGGCACTGGAGTCGGACGTGGAGATGATCGGGCCGGTGCGGGGCGAGCTGTTCGTGCGGTCGAGCACGCCGTACGTGGACGTGGTGGTGCGGGTGTGCGACGTGTACCCGGACGGGCGCTCGTACAACGTGTGCGAGGGCGTGCGCCGCCTTTCGGCGTCGGACTCCCTGGACGGGGTACGGCGGGTCTCCGTGGACCTGTGGCCGATCGCGCACCGGTTCGGGCGCGACCACCGGATCAGGGTGCACGTGGCGGCCGGGGCGTACCCGACGATCGCCCGCAACCCCGGCAACGGCGACCCCCTCGGCGGGGGCGACGGCGCGATGGTGCCCGCCGACGTCGAGGTGTTCCACTCCCCCGACCGTCCCTCCGCCGTGGTGCTGCCGCTGTGCGCGCCTCGCGGCTGA
- a CDS encoding S8 family serine peptidase, with the protein MPNTPRWRAVLAGIAVIAGLCVPQAPALAAPEPAKIDAAVQAQLDKDDKATFWVRMKGAADLSGARRAVTKDTKAELVFEAKTERAAASQAGLRKLLDSRRTDYTPYWIVNAVRVTADAKLAGEIAKLADVDSIQPVRTVKLPDPTPGKAEAKVNAVEWNIDRVNAPRVWSELGNRGEGIVIAHIDSGAQFDHPDLVQSYRGRNQDGTFTHDYNWFDPARVCPSPAPCDNNGHGTHTMGTMVGANGIGVAPGAKWIAAKGCEVNTCTDASLLAAGQWVLAPTDLNGQNPRPDLAPDIVNNSWGGDGYDPWYKETVEAWVAAGIFPAFANGNEGPACRTSGSPGQYVESYSAGGFDVNNTLYNRSSKGEGENGEIKPNIAAPAVNVRSSTPGNSHESFTGTSMASPHVAATVALIWSGSPGLQGKVAATRPLLDSTAVDVSDTSCGGTAADNNVWGEGRLDTYAAVQAAPHEDLGDLRGTVTSAGSPLAGVTITLSGPLSRTVTTGQDGTYAVPRLLPGDYQVSAEKFGYEKAGATATVTAGQAATADVSMTRLQSGVVSGTVSTAGTPEAGATVEAAGTPVSTVTDASGRYSLTLPQGDYELKVTPVSRCSSGTTASVSVAGDVTKDIELPLRGDNFGYTCKSGAQAYVAGTEKLALSGDDEAVQVTLPFPVPFYGTGYGKAWIGTNGYVSFATDRVTTGSNGRLPTTTTPNNAVYPYWDDLIMDAQAGVYTGVTGTAPHRTFVVEWRNAAFYNASGLRVSFSALLGEDGSIAFRYKDIDSEREQGSSATIGVENAGGTDAMLYSYEEPVLSTGQGLTFTASRHGLVTGAVTDANDGKPLAGATVKVGDVATFTTGEDGSFYGQVLAGDYDVVVSKEHYGTFTKPVTVAPTTVTRIDTALVTGQVSASAGELTVVMPAGSTRTRTLELTNLGSPTPYTVVSEPWFATTPASGELAKGQKVTLKATLSSAGVAPGTVKTGTLLVRSASGRQPNIEIKVSVVVPKLQVAIDTGATKNVVDGAGDTWTPDKKYAAGSYGYVATSTSTSSTSRTIAGTSDQALFRTAREKMLEYRFDNVPAGTYTVELDFADLKSTQPGKRVFDVLVEGQLAIPALDLALEAGTYTAVSRQYTVKVTDGQLNVRFATRQGATIVNAVRISERPDRATP; encoded by the coding sequence GTGCCCAACACCCCCCGCTGGCGTGCGGTCCTGGCCGGGATCGCCGTCATCGCAGGCTTATGCGTCCCGCAGGCCCCGGCGCTGGCCGCGCCGGAGCCCGCGAAGATCGACGCCGCCGTCCAGGCGCAGCTCGACAAGGACGACAAGGCCACTTTCTGGGTCCGGATGAAAGGGGCGGCCGACCTGAGCGGCGCCCGCCGGGCCGTCACCAAGGACACGAAGGCCGAGCTGGTCTTCGAGGCCAAGACCGAGCGGGCCGCCGCCTCCCAGGCGGGCCTGCGCAAGCTGCTCGACTCCCGCCGCACCGACTACACGCCGTACTGGATCGTCAACGCCGTACGGGTGACCGCCGACGCGAAGCTCGCGGGCGAGATCGCCAAGCTGGCCGACGTCGACAGCATCCAGCCGGTCCGCACCGTCAAGCTGCCGGACCCCACGCCCGGCAAGGCCGAGGCGAAGGTCAACGCGGTCGAGTGGAACATCGACCGGGTCAACGCCCCGCGCGTCTGGAGCGAGCTGGGCAACCGCGGCGAGGGCATCGTGATCGCCCACATCGACTCCGGCGCCCAGTTCGACCATCCCGACCTGGTCCAGAGCTACCGGGGCAGGAACCAGGACGGCACGTTCACGCACGACTACAACTGGTTCGACCCGGCGCGCGTCTGCCCGTCCCCCGCGCCGTGCGACAACAACGGCCACGGCACGCACACCATGGGCACGATGGTAGGCGCGAACGGCATCGGCGTCGCGCCCGGCGCCAAGTGGATCGCCGCCAAGGGCTGCGAGGTCAACACCTGCACCGACGCCTCCCTGCTGGCGGCCGGGCAGTGGGTCCTGGCGCCGACCGACCTGAACGGCCAGAACCCGCGCCCCGACCTGGCCCCCGACATCGTCAACAACTCCTGGGGCGGCGACGGCTACGACCCCTGGTACAAGGAGACGGTCGAGGCGTGGGTCGCGGCCGGCATCTTCCCCGCGTTCGCCAACGGCAACGAGGGCCCCGCCTGCCGCACCAGCGGCTCGCCCGGCCAGTACGTGGAGAGCTACAGCGCGGGCGGCTTCGACGTCAACAACACGCTCTACAACCGCTCCAGCAAGGGTGAGGGCGAGAACGGCGAGATCAAGCCGAACATCGCGGCCCCGGCCGTCAACGTGCGCTCCTCGACCCCGGGCAACTCCCACGAGAGCTTCACCGGCACCTCGATGGCCTCGCCGCACGTGGCCGCCACGGTCGCGCTGATCTGGTCGGGCTCGCCCGGCCTGCAGGGCAAGGTGGCGGCCACCAGGCCGCTGCTCGACAGCACCGCCGTCGACGTCAGCGACACCAGCTGCGGCGGCACCGCGGCCGACAACAACGTCTGGGGCGAGGGCCGGCTCGACACCTACGCCGCCGTCCAGGCCGCGCCGCACGAGGACCTCGGCGACCTGCGCGGCACCGTCACCTCGGCCGGCTCGCCGCTGGCGGGCGTGACGATCACGCTCTCGGGGCCGCTGAGCCGCACGGTGACGACGGGCCAGGACGGCACGTACGCGGTGCCGCGCCTGCTGCCGGGCGACTACCAGGTCAGCGCGGAGAAGTTCGGCTACGAGAAGGCGGGCGCGACGGCCACGGTCACGGCCGGGCAGGCCGCGACCGCGGACGTGTCCATGACCCGGCTGCAGTCCGGCGTGGTGTCCGGCACGGTCAGCACCGCGGGCACGCCTGAGGCGGGCGCGACGGTGGAGGCCGCCGGCACGCCGGTGAGCACCGTGACCGACGCCTCGGGCCGCTACAGCCTGACGCTGCCGCAGGGCGACTACGAGCTGAAGGTCACGCCGGTGTCCCGCTGCTCCAGCGGCACGACGGCGTCCGTCTCGGTGGCCGGCGACGTGACCAAGGACATCGAGCTGCCGCTGCGCGGCGACAACTTCGGCTACACCTGCAAGAGCGGCGCCCAGGCGTACGTGGCCGGTACCGAGAAGCTGGCGCTCAGCGGCGACGACGAGGCCGTGCAGGTGACGCTGCCGTTCCCGGTCCCCTTCTACGGCACGGGCTACGGCAAGGCATGGATCGGCACGAACGGGTACGTCTCGTTCGCCACCGACCGGGTCACCACCGGCAGCAACGGCCGGCTGCCGACCACGACCACGCCCAACAACGCGGTCTACCCGTACTGGGACGACCTCATCATGGACGCCCAGGCCGGGGTCTACACCGGGGTGACGGGCACGGCGCCGCACCGGACGTTCGTGGTGGAGTGGCGCAACGCCGCCTTCTACAACGCCTCCGGCCTGCGGGTGTCGTTCTCGGCGCTGCTGGGCGAGGACGGCTCGATCGCCTTCCGGTACAAGGACATCGACAGCGAGCGCGAGCAGGGCTCCAGCGCCACCATCGGCGTCGAGAACGCGGGCGGCACCGACGCCATGCTCTACTCCTACGAGGAGCCGGTGCTGTCCACCGGGCAGGGCCTGACGTTCACGGCCAGCCGGCACGGCCTGGTCACCGGCGCGGTCACCGACGCCAACGACGGCAAGCCGCTGGCCGGGGCGACGGTCAAGGTGGGCGACGTGGCCACGTTCACGACCGGCGAGGACGGCTCGTTCTACGGGCAGGTGCTGGCCGGTGACTACGACGTCGTGGTGTCCAAGGAGCACTACGGCACCTTCACCAAGCCCGTCACGGTCGCGCCCACCACGGTGACGCGGATCGACACGGCGCTGGTCACCGGCCAGGTGAGCGCGTCGGCGGGCGAGCTGACCGTGGTGATGCCGGCCGGGTCCACCCGCACCAGGACGCTGGAGCTGACGAACCTGGGCTCGCCGACGCCGTACACGGTGGTCTCGGAGCCGTGGTTCGCCACGACGCCGGCCTCGGGCGAGCTGGCCAAGGGGCAGAAGGTGACGCTGAAGGCCACGCTCTCCAGCGCGGGCGTCGCGCCCGGCACGGTCAAGACCGGCACGCTCCTCGTCCGGTCGGCCAGCGGCCGGCAGCCGAACATCGAGATCAAGGTGTCGGTCGTGGTGCCGAAGCTGCAGGTCGCCATCGACACGGGCGCCACGAAGAACGTGGTCGACGGCGCCGGTGACACCTGGACGCCGGACAAGAAGTACGCCGCGGGCAGCTACGGCTACGTGGCCACCTCGACCAGCACGTCGAGCACGTCCAGGACCATCGCGGGCACCTCCGACCAGGCGCTGTTCAGGACCGCCAGGGAGAAGATGCTGGAGTACCGCTTCGACAACGTGCCCGCCGGCACGTACACCGTCGAGCTGGACTTCGCCGACCTGAAGAGCACGCAGCCGGGCAAGCGGGTCTTCGACGTCCTCGTCGAGGGGCAGCTGGCGATCCCGGCGCTCGACCTGGCCCTGGAGGCGGGCACGTACACGGCGGTGAGCAGGCAGTACACGGTGAAGGTCACCGACGGCCAGCTCAACGTGCGCTTCGCCACCCGGCAGGGCGCCACGATCGTGAACGCCGTCCGCATCTCGGAGCGCCCCGACCGGGCGACCCCGTAG
- a CDS encoding TetR/AcrR family transcriptional regulator: MMTTDDLGTTGTRAARPAGRPRNQEADTAILAAALDLLIEHGAQQTSIEQVAKRAGVTRATVYRRYADKTALLVRTLQWALHDNDPAVAGWRDLDHMFEEWALHLADPRNRVLLRRVFGTVDDYPELVRTYRETNGGRRAAVVREALAAARERGELPSGLDLDVVQELLTSAVTGHLIGRPDDEGAGEIKAYFLAIMRQVGFRRHIS; encoded by the coding sequence ATGATGACCACCGACGACCTCGGCACGACCGGCACGCGAGCCGCGCGACCGGCCGGACGGCCGCGCAACCAGGAGGCCGACACGGCCATCCTGGCGGCCGCGCTCGACCTGCTCATCGAGCACGGCGCCCAGCAGACCAGCATCGAGCAGGTCGCCAAGCGGGCCGGCGTGACGAGGGCGACGGTCTACCGCAGGTACGCCGACAAGACGGCACTGCTGGTGCGCACCCTGCAGTGGGCCCTGCACGACAACGACCCCGCGGTCGCCGGCTGGCGCGACCTGGACCACATGTTCGAGGAATGGGCGCTGCACCTCGCCGATCCGCGCAACCGGGTCCTGCTCCGGCGGGTCTTCGGCACGGTCGACGACTATCCCGAGCTGGTGCGGACCTACCGGGAGACCAACGGCGGGCGGCGGGCGGCGGTGGTGCGCGAGGCGCTGGCCGCGGCCCGCGAGCGTGGGGAGCTCCCCTCCGGTCTCGACCTGGACGTGGTGCAGGAGCTGCTGACCAGCGCGGTGACGGGCCATCTGATCGGCCGTCCCGACGACGAGGGCGCCGGGGAGATCAAGGCGTACTTCCTCGCGATCATGCGACAGGTCGGCTTTAGGCGACATATCAGCTGA
- a CDS encoding oxidoreductase — MSGRVCLVTGASSGIGRATALELLRAGHTVYGLARRVERMDVLREAGGHAIGADVTSDADLERAVRTVVDEQGRVDVLVNNAGTSVYGAAEDVPLERARQVFEVNLFGLARLTQLVLPHMRERRSGTIVNVSSIGGEIALPLGAWYHASKHALEGYSDSLREEVGRFGVRVVVVQPGIIRTEFGDDTPRELREISGHGAYADDAEWMARRAEAGFKPGSRASDPRVVGRAVVKIVAARDPKPRYAVGYLAGLLLWVNRLLPDRLYDKMVTRRA, encoded by the coding sequence ATGAGCGGCCGGGTCTGCCTCGTCACGGGCGCGTCGTCCGGCATCGGCCGCGCCACCGCGCTGGAGCTGCTGCGCGCCGGCCACACCGTGTACGGCCTGGCGCGCCGCGTGGAGCGGATGGACGTGCTGCGCGAGGCCGGCGGCCACGCGATCGGCGCGGACGTGACCAGCGACGCCGACCTGGAGCGGGCCGTGCGGACCGTCGTCGACGAGCAGGGGCGCGTCGACGTGCTGGTGAACAACGCCGGCACCTCCGTGTACGGCGCCGCCGAGGACGTGCCGCTGGAGCGGGCGCGGCAGGTGTTCGAGGTCAACCTGTTCGGCCTGGCCCGGCTGACCCAGCTCGTCCTGCCGCACATGCGCGAGCGCCGCTCCGGCACGATCGTCAACGTCTCCTCGATCGGCGGCGAGATCGCCCTGCCGCTGGGCGCCTGGTACCACGCCTCCAAACACGCGCTGGAGGGATATTCCGACTCGCTCCGGGAGGAGGTGGGGCGGTTCGGAGTGCGGGTCGTGGTGGTGCAGCCCGGGATCATCAGGACGGAGTTCGGCGACGACACGCCGCGCGAGCTGCGGGAGATCTCGGGGCACGGGGCGTACGCGGACGACGCGGAGTGGATGGCGCGCCGGGCCGAGGCGGGGTTCAAGCCGGGCAGCAGGGCCTCGGACCCGCGCGTGGTCGGCCGGGCCGTCGTGAAGATCGTGGCCGCGCGCGACCCGAAGCCCCGCTACGCCGTCGGCTACCTGGCCGGGCTGCTGCTGTGGGTCAATAGACTCCTGCCGGACCGCCTCTACGACAAGATGGTGACCCGCCGCGCATGA